In one window of Meiothermus sp. DNA:
- a CDS encoding YkvA family protein, translating into MASEIQKLELIEIEPSERYSDAAFWRKLRRFARYAGRELVEKALWLYYTLQHPATPAWAKRTIVGALVYFLVPLDLVADLAPLVGFTDDLSVLLLAVGTVAAHITPDIKEQARRKADEWFG; encoded by the coding sequence GTGGCCAGTGAAATTCAAAAACTAGAACTGATAGAGATCGAACCAAGTGAGCGCTACAGCGATGCGGCATTCTGGCGCAAGCTCCGGCGTTTTGCCCGTTACGCGGGCCGCGAGTTGGTGGAGAAGGCCCTGTGGCTCTACTACACCCTGCAGCACCCGGCCACCCCTGCCTGGGCCAAACGTACCATTGTAGGGGCTTTGGTCTACTTTTTGGTGCCCCTCGACCTGGTGGCCGACCTGGCGCCTTTGGTGGGCTTTACCGACGATCTGAGCGTGTTGTTGCTGGCGGTGGGCACTGTGGCTGCCCACATCACCCCGGATATCAAGGAGCAAGCCCGCCGCAAGGCCGATGAATGGTTTGGCTAG
- a CDS encoding GNAT family N-acetyltransferase has translation MRAEVTTYYLEMTSPNELRPKHAQIEGLLVMKAEIPCAELQHFLYRSVGGNWYWYEKAHWTYRQWWAYAQNPNLHTWVAYLKGTPAGYFQLEVQPEENVEIVYFGLLTQFSGMGLGGHLLTCALEEAWRLGAHRVWVHTCSLDSPAALANYLARGMRLYKTDTQTQEIPDQTPGPWDGA, from the coding sequence ATGCGGGCAGAAGTTACTACCTATTACCTCGAGATGACCTCGCCCAACGAACTGCGTCCCAAGCATGCACAAATAGAGGGGCTTCTGGTCATGAAAGCTGAAATTCCCTGCGCCGAGTTGCAGCACTTCCTCTACCGAAGCGTGGGGGGCAACTGGTACTGGTACGAAAAGGCCCACTGGACCTACCGGCAGTGGTGGGCCTATGCCCAGAACCCCAACCTGCACACCTGGGTGGCCTACCTGAAGGGCACCCCGGCAGGTTACTTTCAGCTCGAGGTGCAACCCGAGGAGAATGTCGAAATTGTCTATTTTGGCCTGCTGACGCAGTTTAGTGGGATGGGGCTGGGGGGCCATCTGCTCACGTGTGCGCTCGAGGAGGCCTGGCGGCTCGGAGCCCACAGGGTCTGGGTACACACCTGCTCACTGGATAGCCCGGCAGCCCTGGCCAACTACCTGGCCCGGGGTATGCGGCTTTACAAGACCGATACCCAAACCCAGGAGATTCCCGACCAAACCCCCGGCCCCTGGGACGGAGCCTAG
- a CDS encoding cupin domain-containing protein, which yields MKTKFAHTASLPGLEVPGAVLRPFAGEQLMLMRAEGKAGSPLAPHAHPHEQITLVVSGRLKLRIGAEWLELGPGDIAHVPSGVEHEAFFIEDSVVFDAFHPVRQDLLDKLK from the coding sequence ATGAAAACCAAATTTGCCCACACGGCCAGCCTGCCGGGCCTCGAGGTGCCCGGTGCGGTGCTGCGCCCCTTTGCAGGTGAACAACTCATGCTGATGCGGGCCGAGGGTAAAGCAGGCTCGCCCTTAGCACCCCACGCCCACCCCCACGAACAGATCACCCTGGTGGTCTCGGGGCGGCTCAAGCTGCGGATTGGGGCAGAATGGCTCGAGCTTGGCCCCGGCGATATTGCCCACGTGCCCTCAGGGGTGGAACACGAGGCTTTTTTTATCGAGGATAGTGTGGTGTTTGATGCCTTCCATCCGGTGCGGCAGGATTTACTGGACAAGCTCAAGTAA
- a CDS encoding ABC transporter ATP-binding protein, whose product MPLLEVKDIHTYYGHIHALKGVSLTVEEGEIVTLIGANGAGKSTTLRTISGMNKPRKGEVVYQGSPIHKLPADKIVGLGIGHVPEGRRIFPRMTVEENLEMGGFLINDPKVVQERKEQAFTLFPRLAERRHQKGGTLSGGEQQMLAIGRALMQDPKLLLMDEPSMGLAPVLVDFIFEIIQKLNQQGKTILLVEQNARLALQIAHRGYVLQTGHLAMSGPAKELAARPEIQEAYLGGH is encoded by the coding sequence ATGCCTCTGCTTGAAGTTAAGGACATCCATACCTACTACGGGCACATCCACGCGCTCAAAGGGGTATCGCTCACGGTGGAAGAAGGCGAGATCGTGACCCTGATCGGCGCCAACGGCGCTGGCAAAAGCACCACGCTTCGCACCATTAGCGGCATGAACAAACCCCGCAAAGGGGAGGTGGTGTATCAGGGCAGCCCCATCCATAAGCTGCCCGCCGACAAAATTGTGGGGCTTGGCATCGGGCATGTGCCCGAAGGGCGGCGCATCTTCCCCCGCATGACTGTGGAGGAGAACCTCGAGATGGGCGGCTTTCTGATCAACGACCCCAAGGTTGTGCAGGAGCGCAAAGAACAGGCTTTTACCCTGTTTCCTCGGCTGGCCGAGCGCCGCCACCAGAAGGGCGGCACCCTGTCGGGTGGGGAGCAGCAGATGCTGGCCATCGGCCGGGCCCTGATGCAAGACCCCAAGCTCTTGCTGATGGACGAGCCCTCCATGGGGCTGGCTCCGGTGCTGGTAGACTTTATTTTCGAGATTATCCAGAAGCTCAATCAGCAGGGCAAAACCATTTTGTTGGTTGAACAAAACGCTCGCCTGGCCCTGCAGATTGCCCATCGGGGCTATGTCTTGCAAACCGGCCACCTCGCCATGAGCGGCCCCGCCAAAGAGCTGGCAGCCCGGCCCGAGATTCAGGAGGCCTATCTGGGCGGGCACTAG
- a CDS encoding ABC transporter permease, with translation MWSYAGRRLLSVIPVLFGISLLVFIFLHLIPGDPAVVMLGERAGPERIAELRSKLGLERPLWEQYLLFVGNLLRGDLGTSIFNQLTINEQLARRWPATFELAIAATLFAVVIGIPFGILAAVRKNTLLDNLATSFSLLGVSLPVFWLGLLLVYLFAVNLQWLPAGGRLSIDVDAVFKPITGFYVLDGLFQPQSFWDVVRHLILPAMTLGTIPLAILTRITRGAMLEVLTQDYVRTARAKGQTERLVIWRHALKNALLPVVTIIGLQFGTLLGGAILTETIFSWPGIGSWIYEGILNRDYPVVQGGVIFVALVFVVVNLVVDLSYALLDPRIQYR, from the coding sequence ATGTGGTCTTATGCAGGCAGGCGTTTGTTGAGTGTCATCCCGGTCTTGTTTGGGATCTCACTGCTGGTTTTTATATTTCTTCATCTGATCCCCGGTGATCCGGCAGTGGTCATGCTGGGCGAGCGGGCTGGCCCCGAACGCATCGCCGAGCTTCGCAGCAAGCTGGGCCTCGAGCGCCCGCTGTGGGAACAGTACCTGTTGTTTGTGGGCAACTTGCTGCGTGGCGATCTGGGTACGAGCATTTTCAATCAGCTCACCATCAACGAGCAGTTGGCCCGCCGCTGGCCTGCTACCTTCGAGTTGGCTATCGCCGCAACCCTGTTTGCGGTCGTCATTGGAATTCCCTTTGGAATCCTGGCTGCCGTGCGCAAAAACACGCTCCTGGACAATCTTGCCACCTCCTTTTCGCTCTTAGGGGTGTCGCTACCGGTTTTCTGGTTGGGCTTACTGCTGGTGTACCTGTTTGCGGTGAACCTCCAGTGGCTACCCGCAGGCGGGCGGCTTTCTATTGATGTGGATGCAGTGTTTAAGCCCATTACCGGGTTTTACGTGTTGGATGGGCTATTTCAGCCCCAGAGCTTCTGGGATGTGGTTCGGCACCTGATTCTGCCCGCCATGACCCTGGGTACCATCCCCCTGGCCATTCTGACCCGCATCACCCGTGGGGCCATGCTCGAGGTGCTCACGCAGGACTACGTGCGCACCGCCAGGGCTAAAGGCCAGACCGAACGGCTGGTAATCTGGCGTCATGCCCTCAAAAACGCCCTCCTGCCCGTCGTGACCATCATCGGCTTGCAGTTCGGAACCCTTTTGGGCGGCGCCATCCTGACCGAGACCATCTTTAGCTGGCCCGGCATCGGAAGCTGGATTTATGAAGGTATCCTCAACCGCGACTATCCGGTCGTACAGGGTGGGGTTATTTTTGTGGCCCTGGTGTTTGTGGTGGTCAATCTGGTGGTAGACCTGTCTTATGCCCTGCTCGACCCAAGGATTCAATACCGATGA
- a CDS encoding ABC transporter substrate-binding protein, with amino-acid sequence MKYRLLGILALGLLGSLGMAQKTLVFGSNGEPASLESGNITDGISIYAQRQIYDTLVDFKPGSTDPQAGLAVSWFASPDGKTWTFRLRQGVKFHDGTDFDASAVVFNVNRWWDPKDPTRISGGSNYEIWGELFGGYKGDKGSFLAGVSAVDKYTVRFTFNSPVPYFPVAIGSGYFGIASPAAIKAAGAKYGTAAGGAVGTGPFKFKEWRPGDRLILEKNTNFWKTGLPKSDGVVFRFIKDPAARLAELKAGSIDFTTDIPPANLKDLQNDRNLRAVFRPSFNVGYLALNPSYKPLSDVRVRQAIAMAINKKEIVKAFWGDLGVTNGHFMPSSFKTYYSPKVTDYEYNPAKAKQMLAEAGYPNGFDLEFWYMPVSRPYFPTPKEIAEAMGADLSAIGIRVKFQTKDWATYLNDRRNPPGFQAYMLGWTGDYGDPSNFFDPHFASPITDLFDSAGNKLDIKELNEVLAKGAASSNQAERVKLYQQADEITFNLALRIPIVHSQPLIAQRTSISGWVPSPLGSESFEDIVKR; translated from the coding sequence ATGAAATATCGGCTGTTAGGTATCTTGGCTCTTGGGCTATTGGGCAGCCTGGGCATGGCCCAAAAAACCCTGGTGTTTGGCTCCAACGGAGAGCCCGCAAGCCTCGAGTCGGGCAACATCACCGATGGAATTTCCATCTATGCCCAGCGTCAAATCTACGATACCCTGGTAGATTTCAAACCCGGCTCCACCGATCCCCAGGCGGGGCTGGCGGTCAGTTGGTTTGCCTCTCCAGACGGCAAAACCTGGACATTCCGTCTGCGCCAGGGGGTCAAGTTCCACGATGGCACCGACTTTGACGCCAGCGCGGTGGTGTTCAACGTCAACCGCTGGTGGGATCCCAAAGACCCCACACGCATCAGCGGTGGTTCCAACTATGAAATCTGGGGTGAGCTATTTGGTGGCTACAAGGGCGACAAGGGCAGCTTTCTGGCAGGTGTGAGCGCGGTGGATAAATACACCGTACGCTTCACCTTCAATAGCCCCGTGCCTTACTTCCCGGTGGCCATTGGCTCAGGCTATTTTGGCATTGCCAGCCCCGCTGCCATCAAGGCCGCTGGGGCCAAGTACGGTACGGCTGCAGGGGGTGCAGTGGGCACGGGTCCCTTCAAGTTCAAGGAATGGCGCCCCGGCGACCGCTTGATCCTGGAAAAGAACACCAACTTCTGGAAGACGGGCCTCCCTAAAAGCGATGGCGTAGTGTTCCGCTTCATCAAGGACCCTGCCGCGCGCCTGGCCGAACTCAAGGCTGGCTCCATTGACTTCACCACCGACATTCCTCCAGCCAACCTCAAAGACCTGCAAAATGACCGCAACCTCCGCGCCGTCTTCCGCCCCAGCTTCAATGTGGGCTATCTGGCCTTGAACCCCAGCTACAAACCGCTTTCCGATGTGCGGGTGCGTCAGGCCATCGCTATGGCCATCAACAAAAAGGAAATCGTCAAGGCTTTCTGGGGCGACCTGGGCGTAACCAACGGTCACTTCATGCCCAGCAGCTTCAAAACCTACTACTCGCCCAAAGTGACCGATTATGAGTACAACCCCGCCAAGGCCAAGCAAATGCTGGCCGAAGCGGGCTATCCCAATGGCTTTGACCTCGAGTTCTGGTACATGCCGGTTTCACGCCCCTACTTCCCCACCCCCAAAGAAATTGCCGAAGCCATGGGCGCCGACCTCTCGGCCATTGGCATCCGGGTGAAATTCCAGACCAAGGACTGGGCCACCTACCTCAACGACCGCCGCAACCCGCCAGGCTTCCAGGCCTACATGCTGGGTTGGACGGGTGACTATGGCGACCCTTCCAACTTCTTCGACCCCCACTTCGCCTCCCCCATCACCGACCTCTTCGATAGCGCGGGCAACAAGCTGGACATTAAGGAACTCAATGAGGTTCTAGCGAAGGGTGCCGCCAGTTCCAACCAGGCCGAGCGTGTCAAGCTCTACCAGCAGGCCGACGAAATCACCTTTAACCTGGCCCTGCGCATCCCCATCGTGCATAGCCAGCCCCTCATCGCTCAGCGCACTTCCATAAGCGGTTGGGTTCCCAGCCCATTGGGCAGCGAGTCCTTCGAGGATATCGTCAAGCGCTAA
- a CDS encoding ABC transporter ATP-binding protein: MSELALDVQNATKKFGGLVAVNDVSLQVRSREIFSVIGPNGAGKTTFFNLLTGIYKPDTGRVIFFGRDITGRSPDWVARNGIGRTFQNIRLFKAMTVLENVLVGHHSHTHQTYFDVLLHTPRFHLAEKKAKARAMELLAYMNLDRRAEELASGLSYGEQRRLEIARALALEPKLLFLDEPAAGMNEQETEDLKARVCKLRDDLGLTIVLIEHDMAMVMSISDRIAVLEYGSKIAEGLPAEIRSNPKVIEAYLGKGAAGQAGGTHASA, encoded by the coding sequence ATGAGCGAACTGGCCCTAGACGTCCAGAACGCCACCAAAAAATTCGGCGGGTTGGTGGCCGTAAACGATGTAAGTCTGCAGGTGCGGTCCAGAGAGATTTTCTCGGTCATTGGCCCCAACGGCGCGGGTAAAACCACCTTTTTCAATTTGCTCACCGGCATCTACAAGCCGGATACCGGGAGGGTGATTTTTTTTGGGCGCGATATCACCGGTCGCTCGCCCGACTGGGTCGCCCGCAACGGCATTGGCCGCACTTTCCAAAACATCCGCCTCTTCAAGGCCATGACGGTTTTGGAAAACGTGTTGGTAGGCCATCATAGCCATACCCACCAGACCTATTTTGATGTCCTGCTACATACCCCGCGTTTTCATCTGGCGGAAAAGAAGGCCAAAGCGCGGGCCATGGAGCTGCTGGCCTACATGAACTTAGACAGGCGGGCCGAGGAACTGGCCTCAGGGCTTTCGTATGGCGAGCAACGCAGGCTCGAGATCGCCCGGGCTCTGGCCTTAGAGCCCAAGCTGCTCTTTTTGGACGAGCCCGCCGCCGGCATGAACGAGCAGGAAACCGAAGACCTTAAGGCGCGGGTGTGCAAGCTGCGCGACGACCTGGGCCTGACCATCGTACTTATTGAGCACGATATGGCCATGGTGATGAGCATCTCGGATCGGATTGCGGTGCTCGAGTACGGCTCCAAGATTGCCGAGGGGTTACCGGCGGAAATTCGCAGCAACCCCAAGGTGATCGAGGCCTACTTGGGCAAGGGCGCAGCCGGACAGGCCGGAGGGACGCATGCCTCTGCTTGA